The Staphylococcus carnosus genome has a segment encoding these proteins:
- the sdhA gene encoding succinate dehydrogenase flavoprotein subunit: protein MAEKKVIVVGGGLAGMMTTIKIAEQGVHVDLFSVVPVKRSHSVCAQGGINGAVNTKGEGDSPWIHFDDTVYGGDFLANQPPVKAMADAAPKIIHLLDRMGVMFNRTPEGLLDFRRFGGTMHHRTAYAGATTGQQLVYALDEQVRKFEVDGLVTKYEGWEFLGIVKDHDGAARGIVAQNLTDAKIDSFRSDAVVMATGGPGIIFGKTTNSMINTGSAASIVYQQGAVYANGEFIQIHPTAIPGDDKLRLMSESARGEGGRIWTYKDGKPWYFLEEKYPDYGNLVPRDIATREIFDVCVNQKLGINGENMVYLDLSHKDPHELDVKLGGIIEIYEKFTGDDPRKVPMKIFPAVHYSMGGLYVDYDQNTTIKGLFAAGECDFSQHGGNRLGANSLLSAIYGGTVAGPNAVKYIDTVEKSYTELDDSLYQDRVDEEQKRFDELLNMKGTENAFKLHRELGEIMTKNVTVVRENKALLETDEKILELMRRYKDIDMEDTQTWSNQAVFFTRQLWNMLVLARVITIGAYNRNESRGAHYKPEFPNRNDEEWLKTTMAHYNGKYEAPTFTYEDVDISLIPPRKRDYSSKSHTAENKEEEGSES, encoded by the coding sequence ATGGCAGAGAAAAAAGTTATTGTTGTCGGCGGCGGATTAGCCGGAATGATGACAACAATTAAAATAGCAGAACAAGGTGTACATGTTGATTTATTCTCAGTTGTACCCGTAAAACGTTCGCACTCTGTGTGCGCACAAGGGGGTATTAACGGAGCTGTTAATACGAAAGGTGAAGGTGACTCACCTTGGATTCACTTCGATGATACGGTATACGGTGGCGACTTCTTAGCTAACCAACCACCAGTAAAAGCAATGGCGGATGCAGCACCAAAAATCATTCACTTGCTAGACCGTATGGGTGTAATGTTCAACAGAACACCTGAAGGCTTATTAGACTTCCGTCGTTTCGGTGGTACAATGCACCACAGAACAGCTTATGCTGGTGCGACAACAGGTCAACAATTAGTTTATGCACTAGATGAACAAGTTCGTAAATTTGAGGTAGATGGACTTGTAACTAAATATGAAGGATGGGAATTCTTAGGTATTGTTAAAGACCATGATGGTGCTGCACGCGGTATCGTGGCTCAAAACTTAACAGATGCTAAAATTGATTCATTCCGTTCTGATGCAGTTGTTATGGCGACAGGTGGTCCTGGTATCATCTTCGGTAAAACAACAAACTCAATGATTAATACAGGTTCAGCAGCATCTATCGTTTACCAACAAGGTGCGGTATATGCAAATGGTGAATTTATCCAAATCCACCCAACTGCAATTCCTGGTGATGATAAATTACGTTTAATGAGTGAATCAGCACGTGGTGAAGGTGGCCGTATTTGGACTTATAAAGACGGTAAACCTTGGTATTTCTTAGAAGAAAAATATCCTGACTACGGTAACTTAGTTCCACGTGATATCGCAACACGTGAAATCTTCGATGTTTGTGTGAACCAAAAATTAGGTATCAATGGTGAAAACATGGTTTACCTTGACCTTTCACATAAAGATCCGCATGAATTAGATGTTAAATTGGGCGGTATCATCGAAATTTATGAAAAATTCACAGGTGACGACCCACGTAAAGTACCAATGAAAATCTTCCCAGCCGTTCACTATTCAATGGGCGGATTGTATGTAGACTATGATCAAAATACAACAATCAAAGGATTATTTGCAGCTGGTGAATGTGACTTCTCACAACACGGTGGTAACCGTTTAGGTGCGAACTCATTATTATCTGCAATTTACGGCGGTACTGTTGCTGGTCCTAACGCTGTAAAATATATCGATACAGTTGAAAAATCATACACTGAGTTAGATGACAGCTTGTATCAAGACAGAGTTGACGAAGAACAAAAACGTTTTGATGAATTATTAAACATGAAAGGTACTGAAAATGCCTTCAAACTTCACCGTGAACTTGGTGAAATCATGACTAAAAACGTAACTGTAGTACGTGAAAATAAAGCATTGCTTGAAACTGACGAAAAAATTCTTGAATTGATGAGACGTTATAAAGACATCGACATGGAAGATACACAAACTTGGAGTAACCAAGCAGTATTCTTCACTCGCCAATTATGGAATATGTTAGTACTTGCACGTGTTATTACTATCGGTGCATATAACCGTAACGAATCACGCGGTGCCCACTACAAACCAGAATTCCCTAATCGTAATGATGAAGAATGGTTAAAAACTACAATGGCACATTACAATGGTAAATATGAAGCACCAACATTCACATATGAAGATGTTGATATCAGCTTAATTCCACCACGTAAACGTGACTACTCAAGTAAATCTCATACTGCAGAAAATAAGGAAGAAGAAGGGAGCGAATCATAA
- a CDS encoding succinate dehydrogenase cytochrome b558 subunit — MGYTKNQFYLRRIHSLLGVIPIGAFLLVHLTVNHQATKGASAFNKASQNMESLPFLLALEILLIYLPILYHALYGVHIAFTAKENVGHYSWFRNWMFLLQRITGVLAFIFIAIHFYQTKIEMWMGHKTLGFSMMHDLLSNPLWLVFYIILTVAVIFHFANGLWSFGVTWGFLQSPKSQRVFTWVSLVVFIVVAYIGVSAILAFV; from the coding sequence TTGGGTTATACTAAGAATCAATTCTACTTGCGACGTATTCACTCGTTACTAGGGGTTATTCCGATCGGAGCATTTTTACTTGTGCATTTGACGGTTAACCATCAGGCAACAAAAGGAGCTAGCGCATTCAATAAAGCATCTCAGAATATGGAATCACTACCATTCTTGCTAGCACTTGAGATTTTACTTATTTACTTACCAATTTTATACCATGCATTATACGGTGTTCATATTGCTTTCACTGCGAAAGAGAATGTTGGACATTATTCATGGTTCAGAAACTGGATGTTCTTGTTACAACGTATCACAGGTGTTTTAGCATTTATCTTTATCGCTATCCACTTCTATCAAACTAAAATTGAAATGTGGATGGGTCATAAAACACTTGGCTTCAGCATGATGCATGATTTATTAAGCAATCCTTTGTGGTTGGTTTTCTATATAATCTTGACTGTTGCAGTTATTTTCCACTTCGCTAATGGTTTATGGTCATTTGGCGTAACTTGGGGATTCTTACAATCACCAAAATCACAACGCGTTTTCACATGGGTTTCATTAGTTGTATTCATCGTAGTAGCATATATCGGCGTGAGTGCAATCTTAGCATTTGTTTAA
- the uvrC gene encoding excinuclease ABC subunit UvrC: MEAYKEKIKEKLSVVPFEPGCYLMKDRNNQVIYVGKAKRLRNRLRSYFTGAHDAKTTRLVGEIRNFEFIVTDSETESLLLELNLIKQYQPRYNILLKDDKSYPFIKITKEKYPRLLVTRTVKKGSGKYFGPYPNAYAAVETKKLLDRIYPFRKCDKMPNKLCLYYHIGQCLGPCVYDVDQKEYDDMTQEVSDFLNGEDKTIIKNLESRMQAASENLEFEQAKEYRDLIQNIHNLTKKQNIMSADNTARDVFGYYISKGWMCIQVFFVRNGNMIQRDTTMIPLQQTPEEEFYTFIGQFYRLNQHLLPKEVHVPKNLDKKMIESVVDTKILQPVRGQKKDLVNMANHNAEVSLQNKFELIARDESRTVKAIEELGEQMGIQTPIRIEAFDNSNIQGVDAVSAMVTFVDGKPDKKGYRKYKIKTVEGPDDYKSMQEVIRRRYTRVLNDGLPLPDLIIVDGGKGQMSVAIDVLENELGLDIPVAGLRKNDKHRTSELLYGPAAEVVPLKKNSQAFYLLQRIQDEVHRFAITFHRKTRQKHSFTSALDEIEGIGPKRKTTLLRTFGSIKKMREATLEDLKEAGLPEKVAESLQKELNKED; the protein is encoded by the coding sequence ATGGAGGCTTACAAAGAGAAAATTAAAGAAAAGTTGTCAGTGGTTCCTTTTGAACCAGGTTGCTATTTAATGAAAGATCGTAATAATCAAGTGATTTATGTAGGTAAAGCAAAACGCCTACGCAATCGTCTGCGTTCATACTTTACGGGTGCACATGATGCGAAGACGACACGTTTGGTTGGAGAAATACGCAACTTTGAGTTTATTGTTACAGATAGCGAAACTGAATCTTTGTTATTAGAATTGAATCTCATCAAGCAATATCAGCCACGTTATAATATTCTGCTTAAAGATGATAAAAGTTACCCGTTTATCAAAATTACAAAAGAAAAATATCCTAGATTATTAGTAACACGAACTGTCAAAAAAGGATCTGGCAAATATTTTGGACCATATCCAAATGCGTATGCAGCTGTTGAAACAAAAAAACTGTTAGATCGGATTTATCCATTTCGTAAATGTGATAAGATGCCGAATAAATTATGTTTGTATTATCATATTGGTCAATGTTTAGGTCCATGTGTTTACGATGTAGACCAAAAAGAATATGATGATATGACTCAAGAAGTAAGCGACTTTTTGAATGGTGAGGACAAGACTATTATTAAAAATTTAGAATCACGTATGCAAGCAGCAAGTGAAAATTTAGAATTTGAACAAGCAAAAGAATATCGTGATTTAATACAAAATATCCATAATTTAACTAAAAAGCAGAACATTATGTCTGCAGATAATACAGCGCGTGATGTATTTGGTTATTATATTTCAAAAGGATGGATGTGTATCCAAGTTTTCTTTGTTCGTAATGGGAATATGATTCAACGTGATACGACTATGATTCCATTACAGCAAACACCTGAAGAAGAATTTTATACATTCATTGGACAGTTTTATCGATTAAATCAGCATTTATTACCTAAAGAAGTCCATGTACCTAAAAATTTAGATAAAAAAATGATTGAATCTGTTGTAGATACGAAGATTTTACAACCTGTTCGCGGTCAAAAGAAAGATTTAGTGAATATGGCTAATCATAATGCTGAAGTATCACTTCAAAATAAATTTGAATTGATTGCGCGAGATGAATCAAGAACTGTAAAAGCCATTGAAGAATTAGGTGAACAAATGGGCATTCAAACACCGATTCGAATTGAAGCATTTGATAACTCAAATATTCAAGGTGTCGATGCTGTATCGGCCATGGTTACTTTTGTAGATGGTAAACCGGATAAAAAAGGCTATCGTAAATATAAAATTAAAACAGTCGAAGGACCAGATGATTATAAATCGATGCAAGAAGTCATACGCAGACGATATACGCGTGTGTTGAATGATGGTCTCCCGTTACCGGACTTGATTATCGTCGATGGTGGTAAAGGTCAAATGTCGGTGGCAATCGATGTATTAGAAAATGAATTAGGGTTAGATATTCCTGTAGCCGGTTTAAGAAAAAATGATAAACACAGAACATCTGAGCTGTTATATGGACCAGCTGCAGAAGTAGTGCCTTTGAAAAAGAACAGCCAAGCTTTCTATTTATTGCAACGAATTCAAGATGAAGTCCATCGCTTCGCAATTACATTTCACCGTAAAACAAGACAAAAACATAGCTTTACTTCAGCATTAGATGAAATTGAAGGAATTGGTCCGAAACGTAAAACAACATTATTACGCACATTTGGTTCAATTAAGAAAATGAGAGAAGCAACACTAGAAGATCTTAAAGAGGCAGGCTTACCTGAAAAAGTTGCAGAAAGTTTACAAAAAGAATTGAATAAAGAAGATTAA
- the trxA gene encoding thioredoxin, whose amino-acid sequence MALVKVTDSNFDEKVQDGVKLVDFWATWCGPCKMIAPVLEELAQDFEGKADILKLDVDENPNTAAKFEVMSIPTLIVFKDGKPVDKVVGFQPKENLAEVLNKHL is encoded by the coding sequence ATGGCATTAGTTAAAGTAACTGACTCAAACTTTGATGAAAAAGTTCAAGACGGTGTTAAATTAGTAGATTTCTGGGCAACTTGGTGCGGACCATGTAAAATGATCGCTCCAGTACTAGAAGAATTAGCGCAAGACTTTGAAGGTAAAGCAGACATCTTAAAATTAGATGTTGACGAAAACCCTAACACTGCTGCTAAATTCGAAGTTATGAGTATTCCAACTCTAATCGTATTCAAAGATGGCAAACCAGTAGATAAAGTTGTTGGTTTCCAACCAAAAGAAAACTTAGCAGAAGTTTTAAACAAACACCTATAA
- a CDS encoding endonuclease MutS2, translated as MRQKTLDVLDFDKIKAQVENEAVSDLGRVKAAAMTPASDYETVVFQMNETDELSQIYNKHRLPSLSGLTEVKPLIHRAKIGSILNVRELNQIKRLIQVQNQYKTFYSQLLEEEEAINYPILDERMAQLPILTDLYQEIHQKCDAYDLFDDASHELQSIRSRIHSTSQRIKQNLDRIVKSQSNQKKLSDAIITVRNDRHVIPVKAEYRQDFNGIVHDQSSSGQTLYIEPSAVVEMNNKISRLRNDEKVEVERILSVLSGEVAAEADACLIAESVMGQIDFLTAKARYGQSIKGTKPEFTEERNVYLPKAFHPLLDRATVVANTIEFAEDIQTVIITGPNTGGKTVTLKTLGLIIVMAQSGLLIPALDGSKLSVFDNVYCDIGDEQSIEQSLSTFSSHMKNIVEILKHADHNSLILFDELGAGTDPSEGAALAMSILDHVQKLGSLVMATTHYPELKAYSYNREGVMNASVEFDVNILSPTYKLLMGVPGRSNAFEISSKLGLSGNIIREAKSLIGQDEQEINNMIASLETNAKKVEDQRIELDRLLREAKQVHGDLNKKYEQYQNYEKQLMDDAKVKANQRVKAATKEADDIIKDLRHMRDEKNAEVKEHELIEKRKHLDEQYEGTDIKQNVKKQKWDEIQAGDEVKVLTYGQKGEVLEILDDDEAVVQMGIIKMKLPIADLEKKKKAQEKPAKTVSRTNRSAVKMELDLRGYRYEEAITALDQYLDQAMLSNYENVYIIHGKGTGALQKAVQQHLKKHKNVASFRTGMPSEGGFGVTVAELK; from the coding sequence ATGAGACAGAAAACATTAGATGTGCTTGATTTTGATAAAATCAAAGCACAAGTTGAAAATGAAGCAGTCAGCGATTTAGGCAGAGTTAAAGCTGCTGCGATGACTCCTGCATCTGATTATGAAACTGTCGTTTTTCAAATGAATGAGACAGATGAACTTTCCCAAATTTATAATAAGCATCGATTACCAAGCTTGAGCGGTTTAACAGAAGTTAAACCGTTAATTCATCGTGCTAAAATCGGCAGTATTTTGAATGTAAGAGAATTAAACCAAATTAAGCGTTTAATTCAAGTTCAAAATCAATATAAAACTTTTTATAGTCAATTACTAGAAGAAGAGGAAGCTATTAACTATCCTATTTTAGATGAGAGAATGGCACAGTTGCCGATTTTAACTGATTTATATCAAGAAATTCATCAAAAATGTGATGCTTATGATTTATTTGATGATGCAAGTCATGAATTGCAAAGTATCAGAAGCCGTATTCACAGTACATCACAACGTATTAAACAAAATTTAGACAGAATCGTTAAAAGCCAATCTAATCAGAAAAAATTATCAGATGCGATTATTACAGTAAGAAATGACCGACATGTAATCCCGGTTAAAGCAGAATATCGTCAAGATTTTAATGGTATTGTACATGACCAATCTTCTTCAGGCCAAACACTCTATATTGAACCTTCTGCTGTAGTAGAAATGAATAATAAAATTAGCCGTTTGCGTAATGATGAGAAGGTAGAAGTTGAGCGTATTTTAAGTGTGCTTTCTGGTGAAGTGGCAGCGGAAGCGGATGCATGTTTAATTGCAGAATCTGTAATGGGGCAAATTGACTTTTTAACAGCAAAAGCACGTTATGGACAATCCATTAAAGGTACAAAACCTGAATTCACCGAAGAACGCAATGTCTATTTACCTAAGGCGTTCCATCCATTATTAGATCGTGCCACTGTGGTAGCTAATACCATTGAATTTGCAGAAGATATTCAAACTGTCATTATCACAGGACCGAACACAGGTGGTAAAACAGTTACATTAAAAACATTGGGTCTTATTATAGTAATGGCACAATCTGGATTACTTATTCCTGCACTTGACGGCAGCAAGTTAAGTGTCTTTGATAATGTTTATTGTGATATAGGTGATGAACAATCTATTGAACAATCTTTATCAACTTTCTCATCACATATGAAAAATATTGTAGAAATTTTAAAACACGCAGACCATAATAGTTTAATTTTATTTGATGAGTTAGGTGCAGGCACTGATCCTAGTGAAGGTGCAGCCCTTGCGATGAGTATTTTAGACCATGTGCAAAAACTAGGTTCTTTAGTTATGGCTACAACGCATTATCCAGAATTAAAAGCCTATAGTTATAACCGCGAAGGTGTTATGAATGCGAGTGTCGAATTCGATGTTAATATACTCAGTCCAACCTACAAATTGTTGATGGGTGTTCCGGGTCGTTCTAATGCATTTGAAATTTCCAGCAAATTAGGGCTCAGCGGCAACATCATCCGTGAAGCAAAATCTTTAATCGGCCAAGATGAACAAGAAATTAATAATATGATTGCTTCCTTAGAGACAAATGCTAAAAAAGTAGAAGACCAACGTATTGAATTAGATCGACTATTAAGAGAAGCGAAACAAGTCCATGGTGATTTGAATAAAAAATATGAACAATATCAAAATTATGAGAAACAACTCATGGATGATGCTAAAGTCAAAGCCAATCAACGTGTGAAAGCTGCTACAAAAGAAGCAGACGATATTATTAAAGACTTGCGTCACATGCGCGATGAAAAAAATGCTGAAGTTAAAGAACATGAATTGATTGAAAAACGTAAGCATTTGGATGAACAATATGAAGGTACAGATATTAAGCAGAATGTTAAAAAGCAAAAATGGGATGAAATCCAAGCAGGCGATGAAGTTAAAGTCTTAACATATGGTCAAAAAGGTGAAGTACTAGAAATATTGGATGACGATGAAGCGGTCGTACAAATGGGCATTATAAAAATGAAATTGCCGATTGCTGATTTAGAAAAGAAAAAGAAAGCACAAGAAAAACCAGCAAAAACAGTTTCTCGAACAAATCGTTCTGCAGTGAAAATGGAATTAGATTTGAGAGGATATAGATACGAAGAAGCCATCACTGCACTCGATCAATATCTTGACCAAGCTATGCTCAGCAACTACGAAAACGTTTATATTATTCACGGAAAGGGAACAGGTGCATTACAGAAAGCTGTACAGCAGCATTTGAAAAAACATAAAAATGTTGCTTCTTTCCGAACAGGTATGCCAAGTGAAGGCGGATTTGGTGTAACAGTTGCTGAATTGAAATAA
- the polX gene encoding DNA polymerase/3'-5' exonuclease PolX, whose amino-acid sequence MTKKDVVRLLEKIATYMELKGENAFKVSAYRKAAQSLETDERTLDEIDDVTELKGIGKGVGEVINEYLSTGQSETLEALEKEVPEGLVPLLKIQGLGSKKIAKLYKELGITNKETLQKACENNEVSALSGFGKKTEENILAGVKALSERKTHFPINLLIKLNNEIEEYLTTIEGIDKFHVAGSFRRVKEMSKDLDYIISSTQPENVQKALLEIPHKVKDVAVGLTKVSVEVEFDDEVIEIDFRIIEPAAYYHTLQHFTGSKDHNIRIRQLAKERDEKVSEYGIEQADGTLLQFDSEAAIYEHFGRPWIAPPMRVDGSEFDRDLSDIVTLDDIKGDVHMHTTMSDGAFSLQEMIEANIAKGYEYMVITDHSRSLRVAHGLEIERLLRQNEEIKKLNEAYDEIDIYSGTEMDILPDGTMDYPDEVLAQLDYVIASIHQSFGQTEEEIMHRLASACRNPYVRHIAHPTRRIIGRRDGYKVNLQQLFDLARETGTILEINANPQRLDLSAEVLRPVHDIMVTINTDAHHIENLELMKYGVATAQKAFINKERVLNTMSRKDFKSFIENNKKLQK is encoded by the coding sequence ATAACGAAAAAAGATGTTGTTCGTTTACTGGAAAAGATCGCAACTTATATGGAACTTAAAGGAGAAAATGCATTTAAAGTTTCTGCATACCGCAAAGCAGCACAAAGTTTAGAAACGGATGAGCGAACTTTGGATGAAATTGATGACGTTACCGAATTAAAAGGTATTGGCAAAGGTGTTGGTGAAGTGATTAATGAGTATCTGTCAACAGGCCAATCAGAAACATTAGAAGCGTTAGAAAAAGAAGTGCCTGAAGGTTTGGTACCGTTATTGAAAATCCAAGGATTAGGCAGCAAAAAAATTGCGAAATTATATAAAGAATTAGGTATTACAAATAAAGAAACATTGCAAAAAGCATGTGAAAACAATGAAGTCAGTGCATTGAGCGGTTTCGGCAAAAAAACAGAAGAAAATATTCTAGCAGGGGTAAAAGCCTTAAGTGAAAGAAAAACACATTTTCCAATTAACCTACTTATTAAATTGAATAATGAAATTGAAGAATATTTAACGACCATTGAAGGTATTGATAAATTTCATGTGGCAGGAAGTTTCCGTCGTGTTAAAGAAATGAGTAAAGATTTAGATTATATCATCAGTTCAACGCAACCGGAAAATGTGCAAAAAGCTTTATTAGAGATACCGCATAAAGTAAAAGATGTTGCTGTGGGTTTAACAAAAGTATCTGTAGAAGTCGAGTTTGATGATGAAGTGATTGAAATTGACTTCAGAATTATTGAACCAGCAGCGTACTATCATACTTTACAGCATTTTACAGGCTCAAAAGATCATAATATCCGTATTCGCCAGTTAGCAAAAGAACGTGATGAAAAAGTAAGTGAATACGGTATTGAACAAGCAGATGGTACATTATTGCAATTTGATAGTGAAGCTGCAATATATGAACACTTCGGCAGACCATGGATTGCACCGCCGATGCGTGTTGATGGTTCTGAATTTGATCGTGATTTATCTGATATTGTGACATTAGATGATATCAAAGGCGATGTGCACATGCATACGACAATGAGCGATGGTGCTTTCAGTTTACAAGAAATGATAGAAGCGAATATCGCAAAAGGGTATGAGTATATGGTCATAACAGACCATTCACGTAGTTTAAGAGTTGCGCATGGTTTAGAAATTGAACGTTTATTGCGTCAAAATGAAGAGATTAAGAAATTGAATGAAGCATATGACGAAATTGATATTTATTCTGGAACTGAAATGGACATCTTGCCGGATGGTACGATGGACTATCCAGATGAAGTATTAGCACAATTGGATTACGTTATTGCTTCTATTCATCAAAGTTTCGGTCAAACTGAAGAAGAAATTATGCATCGCTTAGCATCGGCATGCCGTAATCCGTATGTCCGTCATATTGCGCATCCAACTAGACGTATTATCGGACGTCGAGATGGATATAAAGTTAATTTACAGCAATTATTTGATTTGGCGCGTGAAACGGGTACAATCTTAGAAATTAATGCTAACCCGCAACGTCTTGACTTAAGTGCTGAAGTGTTAAGACCTGTGCACGATATTATGGTAACCATTAATACAGATGCACATCATATTGAAAACTTAGAATTGATGAAATATGGTGTCGCAACGGCACAAAAAGCATTTATTAATAAAGAACGTGTTTTAAATACAATGAGTCGAAAAGACTTTAAATCGTTTATTGAAAATAATAAAAAATTACAGAAATAG
- a CDS encoding CvpA family protein, giving the protein MILNFLIFCVFIIIAAMGFRRGIWLSVLHFATTIASFMIAAQFYQPIAERLELFLPFPKTQAALTKYYIDYSDTHLRFEAIVAFISIFILSKFILYLILTVFDKMTYINRLTLLSRGAGVVLSFLSSIIVLLPVLYMCSLYPSEWIQSQFSHSIIAQLILFHTPYLSSFVMAL; this is encoded by the coding sequence ATGATATTGAATTTTCTTATATTTTGTGTGTTTATAATCATTGCAGCAATGGGATTTCGCAGGGGAATATGGCTGAGCGTATTGCATTTTGCCACTACCATTGCATCATTTATGATCGCTGCACAATTTTATCAACCAATTGCTGAAAGATTAGAATTATTTCTGCCATTTCCAAAAACGCAAGCCGCTTTAACGAAGTACTATATCGATTATTCCGATACACATTTGCGATTTGAAGCTATTGTGGCATTTATTTCAATCTTTATTCTCAGCAAGTTTATTTTATATCTTATTTTAACCGTGTTTGATAAAATGACGTATATCAATCGCCTCACATTACTAAGCAGAGGTGCGGGTGTAGTTTTAAGCTTTTTAAGTTCAATTATTGTCTTATTACCTGTATTATATATGTGCAGTTTATATCCGAGCGAATGGATACAAAGCCAATTCTCACATTCTATCATTGCACAATTAATTTTGTTTCATACCCCGTATTTATCATCTTTTGTGATGGCACTATAA
- the zapA gene encoding cell division protein ZapA gives MGEFKNRINVTINNKNYTIVGEDNPEHIRYVAHLVDEKIQELGRKSAGLDTTRKAVLTAVNIMHEKVILEEENRRLTHELNRLKNQDH, from the coding sequence ATGGGTGAATTTAAAAATAGAATCAATGTAACGATTAATAATAAAAATTATACAATAGTCGGTGAAGATAATCCTGAACATATTCGTTATGTCGCACATTTAGTGGACGAAAAGATACAAGAATTGGGACGTAAAAGCGCTGGGTTAGATACGACACGCAAAGCAGTGCTGACTGCTGTAAATATCATGCATGAAAAAGTGATTTTAGAAGAAGAAAATCGTCGTTTAACTCATGAATTGAATCGTTTAAAAAATCAAGACCATTAG
- the rnhC gene encoding ribonuclease HIII → MANAVYKLTESEIQQLMNKTNFSTDNLPLGMRARTKYQGTTINIYNSGKVMFQGNQAEKIAQQLLGKKEAAVSGKSSSKKNTKSSNQTYPFNKADCIGSDEAGSGDYFGPLTVCAAYVSKKNAEILKTLGVDDSKKLTDAKIVEIAEQIITFIPHSLLTMKNDKYNEQQRKGWSQVKMKAVLHNQAIQNVVDKISKSHEPLDYIVIDQFAVRGVYQNYALSQMPYPDKTHFETKGESKSIAIAAASIISRYAFVKHMDQIGSELHTTVPKGASNKVDLFAAKVIEKYGVSKLDSISKAHFKNRDKALALYNKKH, encoded by the coding sequence ATGGCAAATGCCGTATATAAATTAACAGAATCAGAGATTCAACAATTAATGAATAAAACTAATTTTTCAACAGATAATTTGCCTCTTGGTATGCGTGCACGAACAAAATACCAAGGTACAACTATCAATATTTACAATTCTGGCAAAGTGATGTTTCAAGGCAATCAAGCTGAAAAAATAGCTCAACAACTACTTGGTAAAAAAGAAGCTGCAGTTTCTGGAAAATCATCTTCAAAGAAAAATACAAAATCATCCAATCAAACTTACCCTTTCAACAAAGCCGACTGTATCGGCAGTGATGAGGCTGGAAGTGGCGATTATTTCGGTCCTTTAACAGTCTGTGCTGCATATGTTTCAAAGAAAAACGCAGAAATTTTAAAAACACTCGGTGTAGATGATTCTAAAAAATTAACGGATGCTAAAATTGTAGAAATTGCTGAACAAATTATTACCTTTATTCCCCATTCATTGCTGACAATGAAAAATGATAAATATAACGAACAACAACGTAAAGGCTGGTCACAAGTCAAAATGAAAGCTGTTTTGCATAACCAAGCCATTCAAAATGTAGTTGATAAGATTTCAAAAAGCCATGAACCTTTAGATTATATTGTGATTGATCAGTTTGCTGTGCGCGGTGTTTATCAAAATTATGCATTATCTCAAATGCCTTATCCTGATAAAACGCATTTCGAAACTAAAGGTGAATCTAAGTCTATCGCAATTGCTGCCGCAAGTATTATTTCACGTTATGCTTTTGTAAAGCATATGGACCAAATCGGTAGTGAATTACATACAACTGTACCAAAAGGTGCTAGTAATAAAGTTGATTTATTTGCTGCAAAAGTCATTGAGAAATATGGTGTTTCAAAATTAGATTCTATATCAAAAGCTCACTTTAAAAACCGTGACAAAGCATTAGCTTTATATAATAAAAAACACTAA